Proteins encoded together in one Microcebus murinus isolate Inina chromosome 16, M.murinus_Inina_mat1.0, whole genome shotgun sequence window:
- the FLT3LG gene encoding fms-related tyrosine kinase 3 ligand isoform X4, translating into MTVLSPAWSPATPLLLLLLLSASLRGTQHCSFQHSPISSTFARNIGELSDHLLLDYPVTVASNLQEEELCGALWRLVLAQRWMEQLKTVAGSQMQKLLEAVNTEIVFVTTCAFQPLPSCLRFVQTNISCLLQDTSQQLVALKPWITRRNFSPCLELRCQPALLLGHPASSVSPDPSTLPPPQSPGAWGATALPVPQPPLQLLLLLPLVALVLPAAACCLRWRRARQRTPCPGEQAPPTSSPQDVLLVEP; encoded by the exons AcgcccctgctgctgctgctgctgctcagcgCCAGCCTCCGAGGGACCCAGCACTGCTCCTTCCAACACAGCCCCATCTCCTCCACCTTCGCCCGCAACATTGGCGAGCTG TCTGACCACCTGCTTCTGGATTACCCCGTCACTGTGGCCTCCAACCTGCAGGAA GAGGAGCTGTGCGGGGCACTGTGGCGCCTGGTGCTGGCGCAGCGCTGGATGGAACAGCTCAAGACCGTGGCTGGGTCCCAGATGCAAAAACTGCTGGAGGCTGTCAACACCGAGATAGTCTTTGTCACCACCTGTGCCTTTCAG cccctccccagctgtCTTCGCTTCGTCCAGACCAACATCTCCTGCCTCCTGCAGGACACCTCCCAGCAGCTGGTGGCTCTGAAGCCCTGGATCACCCGCCGGAATTTCTCTCCGTGCCTGGAGCTGCGGTGTCAGCCCG CTCTTCTCCTTGGTCACCCAGCCTCCTCTGTCTCCCCAGACCCTTCCACCCTGCCGCCCCCACAGAGCCCTGGCGCCTGGGGGGCCACAGCCCTGCCAGTGCCGCAGCCacccctgcagctgctgctgctgctgccgctagTGGCTCTGGTGCTGCCAGCCGCCGCCTGCTGCCTGCGCTGGCGAAGGGCCAGGCAGAGGACGCCCTGCCCTGGGGAGCAG GCACCCCCCACCTCCAGTCCCCAGGACGTGCTGCTTGTGGAGCCCTGA
- the RPL13A gene encoding large ribosomal subunit protein uL13 isoform X1, producing MAEGQVLVLDGRGHLLGRLAAIVAKQVLLGRKVVVVRCEGINISGNFYRNKLKYLAFLRKRMNTNPSRGPYHFRAPSRIFWRTVRGMLPHKTKRGQAALDRLKVFDGIPPPYDKKKRMVVPAALKVVRLKPTRKFAYLGRLAHEVGWKYQAVTATLEEKRKEKAKIHYRKKKQLMRLRKQAEKNVEKKIDKYTEVLKTHGLLV from the exons ATGGCGGAGGGGCAG GTCCTGGTGCTTGATGGCCGAGGCCATCTCCTGGGCCGCTTGGCGGCCATCGTGGCCAAACAGGTACTGCTGG GCCGGAAGGTGGTGGTTGTGCGCTGTGAGGGCATCAATATTTCTGGCAATTTCTATAGAAACAAGC TAAAGTACCTGGCCTTCCTCCGCAAACGGATGAACACCAACCCTTCCCGGGGGCCCTACCATTTCCGGGCCCCCAGCCGCATTTTCTGGCGGACTGTGCGAG GCATGCTGCCCCACAAGACTAAGCGAGGCCAGGCTGCCCTGGACCGCCTCAAGGTGTTTGATGGGATCCCACCACCCTATGACAAG AAAAAGCGGATGGTGGTTCCTGCTGCCCTCAAGGTTGTGCGTCTGAAGCCTACAAGAAAG TTTGCCTACCTGGGTCGTCTGGCTCATGAGGTTGGCTGGAAGTACCAGGCAGTGACAGCCACcctggaggagaagaggaaggagaaggccaAGATCCACTACCGGAAGAAAAAACAGCTCAtg AGGCTACGGAAACAGGCCGAAAAGAACGTGGagaagaaaattgacaaatacaCAGAGGTCCTCAAGACCCATGGACTCCTGGTCTGA
- the RPL13A gene encoding large ribosomal subunit protein uL13 isoform X2, whose product MNTNPSRGPYHFRAPSRIFWRTVRGMLPHKTKRGQAALDRLKVFDGIPPPYDKKKRMVVPAALKVVRLKPTRKFAYLGRLAHEVGWKYQAVTATLEEKRKEKAKIHYRKKKQLMRLRKQAEKNVEKKIDKYTEVLKTHGLLV is encoded by the exons ATGAACACCAACCCTTCCCGGGGGCCCTACCATTTCCGGGCCCCCAGCCGCATTTTCTGGCGGACTGTGCGAG GCATGCTGCCCCACAAGACTAAGCGAGGCCAGGCTGCCCTGGACCGCCTCAAGGTGTTTGATGGGATCCCACCACCCTATGACAAG AAAAAGCGGATGGTGGTTCCTGCTGCCCTCAAGGTTGTGCGTCTGAAGCCTACAAGAAAG TTTGCCTACCTGGGTCGTCTGGCTCATGAGGTTGGCTGGAAGTACCAGGCAGTGACAGCCACcctggaggagaagaggaaggagaaggccaAGATCCACTACCGGAAGAAAAAACAGCTCAtg AGGCTACGGAAACAGGCCGAAAAGAACGTGGagaagaaaattgacaaatacaCAGAGGTCCTCAAGACCCATGGACTCCTGGTCTGA